The following are encoded in a window of Flavobacterium cupriresistens genomic DNA:
- a CDS encoding VOC family protein encodes MKTEIFLNLPVKDLKRSMDFFTELGFTFNMNFTDDKAACLEIGENIFAMLLLEEFFKTFTNKQICDTSKSTEFLTALSVDSREKVDEIIAAVVKAGGTEYMEAKDYGWMYQKAFLDPDGHHWEIFFMDESQAPSN; translated from the coding sequence ATGAAAACAGAAATTTTCTTAAATCTTCCAGTAAAAGATTTAAAACGGTCCATGGATTTTTTTACAGAATTGGGTTTTACATTCAATATGAACTTTACAGATGATAAAGCAGCTTGTTTGGAAATTGGCGAAAATATTTTTGCTATGCTTCTCTTGGAGGAGTTCTTTAAAACCTTTACTAATAAACAAATTTGTGACACCTCCAAAAGCACTGAATTTTTAACGGCTTTATCCGTTGACAGTCGTGAAAAAGTAGATGAGATAATAGCGGCCGTTGTAAAAGCCGGAGGAACAGAATATATGGAGGCAAAAGACTATGGTTGGATGTACCAAAAAGCCTTTTTAGATCCGGACGGACATCATTGGGAAATCTTCTTCATGGATGAAAGTCAGGCTCCTTCAAATTAA
- a CDS encoding SRPBCC family protein produces MITVKNTIDAPISKVWEFWTLPEHITKWNTPSPDWHTPYAENDVKEGGKFKSTMAAKDGSMSFDFEGEYTLVKQNEAINYVIADGRKVEISFKQTPNGVEVVESFDPETENSEEMQRGGWQAIMDSFKSYVESAT; encoded by the coding sequence ATGATTACAGTAAAGAATACAATTGACGCACCGATAAGTAAAGTTTGGGAATTTTGGACATTACCGGAACACATTACAAAATGGAACACACCTTCGCCGGACTGGCATACCCCTTATGCTGAAAATGATGTAAAAGAGGGCGGAAAATTCAAATCGACTATGGCTGCAAAAGATGGCAGTATGAGTTTTGATTTTGAAGGAGAATATACGTTGGTCAAACAAAACGAAGCCATCAATTATGTAATAGCAGACGGACGTAAAGTGGAGATTAGCTTTAAGCAAACGCCAAACGGAGTAGAAGTGGTTGAAAGTTTTGACCCTGAAACAGAAAATTCGGAAGAAATGCAACGCGGAGGCTGGCAGGCTATTATGGATAGTTTTAAAAGTTATGTAGAAAGTGCAACCTAA
- a CDS encoding VOC family protein yields the protein MTKQIWLNLPVKNVAKAKAFFLKVGFTFNEQQDTPSSTCMLVGEKNFVVMLFEDALFESFSQNKITDTQSSSEILISIDAESKEEVDALAEKVKAAGGIVFAPPAENQGWMYGFGFADLDGHRWNVLYMDFSKLPQQN from the coding sequence ATGACAAAACAAATTTGGTTGAATCTACCTGTTAAGAATGTAGCAAAAGCAAAAGCCTTTTTTTTGAAAGTAGGGTTTACTTTTAATGAGCAACAGGATACGCCCAGCTCGACTTGTATGTTGGTTGGAGAAAAGAATTTTGTAGTAATGCTTTTTGAAGATGCTTTGTTTGAGAGCTTTTCTCAGAACAAAATTACAGATACACAATCGAGTTCAGAAATCCTGATTTCGATTGATGCCGAAAGTAAAGAGGAAGTAGATGCATTAGCAGAAAAGGTAAAAGCAGCCGGAGGGATTGTTTTTGCTCCGCCGGCAGAAAACCAGGGTTGGATGTATGGTTTTGGTTTTGCCGATTTAGACGGTCATCGCTGGAATGTTTTATATATGGATTTTAGTAAACTACCACAACAAAATTAG
- a CDS encoding ATPase: MERLEFAIRIKASREKIWSVLWEEETYKKWTEVFCEGSSTISNWNEGDTIHFLSPGGEGMYSIIETKIPNEYMAFKHLGELKDFKEMPIDEETKKWSGAMETYRLTADGEFTDLVAHVDVVEKYLDYFKETFPKGLEKVKELAE; encoded by the coding sequence ATGGAAAGATTAGAATTTGCAATTAGAATAAAGGCTTCACGAGAGAAAATATGGTCAGTTTTATGGGAGGAGGAAACCTATAAGAAATGGACTGAAGTTTTCTGCGAAGGTTCCTCTACAATAAGTAACTGGAACGAAGGAGATACAATACATTTTTTATCCCCTGGAGGTGAAGGAATGTATAGCATTATTGAAACAAAGATTCCTAACGAATATATGGCTTTTAAACATTTAGGTGAACTAAAAGATTTTAAGGAAATGCCCATTGATGAGGAAACAAAAAAATGGAGCGGTGCCATGGAAACGTATCGATTAACAGCTGACGGCGAATTTACTGATTTGGTGGCTCACGTTGATGTAGTCGAAAAATACCTGGATTACTTCAAAGAGACTTTTCCAAAAGGATTGGAAAAAGTAAAAGAATTAGCAGAATAA
- a CDS encoding VOC family protein — protein MATVNPYLIFNGNCEEAFLFYKSVFGGEFPYIGKFKDMPEGEEGCTGASEKDADRIMHVSLPIGDTILMGSDSSEQSGDVVVGGNFSVSINVASTEEADRIFNGLSAGGAVYMPMEKTFWGAYFGMFKDKFDISWMVNFDENMPSK, from the coding sequence ATGGCAACAGTAAACCCTTATTTAATATTTAATGGAAATTGCGAAGAAGCATTCCTATTTTATAAATCAGTTTTTGGAGGAGAATTTCCATATATCGGAAAATTTAAAGATATGCCTGAAGGCGAAGAAGGATGTACAGGTGCATCAGAAAAAGATGCAGACAGAATCATGCACGTTTCTTTACCAATTGGAGATACTATTTTGATGGGAAGCGATAGCAGCGAACAATCCGGAGATGTAGTGGTTGGTGGAAATTTCTCCGTTTCAATTAATGTAGCAAGTACAGAAGAAGCAGATCGAATTTTTAACGGATTATCAGCTGGCGGAGCGGTTTATATGCCGATGGAAAAAACATTTTGGGGTGCTTATTTCGGAATGTTCAAAGATAAATTTGACATCAGCTGGATGGTAAATTTTGATGAAAATATGCCAAGTAAATAA
- the serB gene encoding phosphoserine phosphatase SerB → MAAEGKEIILLKVSGHDKPGVTAGLTAVLATYDAVILDIGQADIHDTLSLGILFEIESGSSSGPVLKDLLFKAYELEIKVKFTPISIEDYETWVKSQSRQRYIINILGEQLAASQLAAVTKILSDQNLNIDSIIRLTGRTSIIEIEENPRSCIQLAVTGEIVDKIVMTASFMQISRTLDVDISFQEDNIYRRNRRLVCFDMDSTLIQTEVIDELAELNGVGEQVRAITEQAMNGEIDFNDSFKQRMALLEGLSEDVLRSVAEKLPITKGAHRLMKALKYYGYKTAILSGGFTYFGEYLQKELGIDYVHANQLEIIDGKLTGKYLGDIIDGQKKAEHLKAIADKEGIHINQTIAVGDGANDLPMLNLAGLGIAFHAKQKVKENAATSISSLGLDGVLYLLGYHDRYIDMM, encoded by the coding sequence ATGGCAGCAGAAGGCAAAGAGATTATTTTATTAAAAGTTTCCGGTCATGATAAGCCGGGAGTTACAGCTGGTTTAACAGCGGTATTGGCAACTTATGATGCTGTTATTTTAGATATAGGTCAGGCCGATATTCACGATACACTTTCATTAGGAATTTTATTCGAAATTGAATCCGGCTCAAGTTCCGGACCTGTTTTAAAAGATTTGTTGTTTAAAGCTTACGAATTGGAAATCAAAGTGAAATTTACTCCGATTTCTATTGAAGATTACGAAACCTGGGTAAAATCGCAATCAAGACAACGTTATATCATTAATATTTTAGGAGAGCAATTGGCCGCTTCACAATTGGCCGCAGTGACTAAAATATTGTCTGATCAAAATCTGAATATTGATTCCATTATAAGACTAACGGGCAGAACTTCTATTATTGAAATAGAAGAAAATCCTCGTTCTTGCATACAATTAGCGGTAACCGGAGAAATTGTAGATAAAATTGTCATGACGGCCAGTTTTATGCAGATTTCAAGAACTTTAGATGTTGATATTTCTTTCCAGGAAGACAATATTTACAGAAGAAACAGACGTCTGGTTTGTTTTGATATGGATTCGACATTGATTCAGACCGAAGTAATTGACGAGTTAGCCGAATTAAACGGAGTAGGTGAGCAGGTAAGAGCAATTACAGAACAGGCCATGAACGGTGAAATTGATTTTAACGATAGCTTCAAGCAGCGCATGGCTTTATTGGAAGGATTGAGTGAAGATGTTTTACGATCTGTTGCAGAAAAATTACCTATAACAAAAGGAGCCCATCGTCTGATGAAAGCCTTAAAATACTACGGATATAAAACAGCAATCCTTTCCGGAGGATTCACCTATTTTGGCGAATACTTGCAAAAGGAATTAGGAATTGATTATGTTCACGCGAATCAGTTGGAAATTATAGACGGTAAGCTGACCGGTAAATATTTAGGAGATATTATCGACGGACAGAAAAAAGCAGAGCATTTAAAAGCTATCGCCGACAAAGAAGGAATTCATATTAACCAAACAATAGCTGTGGGTGACGGTGCAAATGACTTACCGATGCTAAACTTAGCCGGTTTGGGAATCGCTTTTCACGCCAAACAAAAAGTAAAAGAAAACGCCGCGACCTCAATTTCAAGCTTAGGACTTGACGGTGTTTTGTATCTGTTAGGGTATCACGACAGGTATATTGATATGATGTAG
- a CDS encoding GH3 auxin-responsive promoter family protein has translation MPLSIINSFASWVLKQRIHQIELFLKYPNEVQEELLHNLLTASENTIIGKQYEFSSINSYQTFAERVPIATYEELQPLIERTRQGEQGVFWETPIKWFAKSSGTTNAKSKFIPVSNEALEDCHYKGSKDLLCLYLNNNEDSELFLGKSLRLGGSSQIYENNNTFFGDLSAILIENMPIWAEFSSTPSNKTSLMTEWEAKIAAIINETKNENVTSFAGVPSWMLVLMNKVLEDTGKGSLLELWPNLEVYFHGGVSFSPYKEQYKKILPSKDFQYYEIYNASEGFFAIQDLNNSSDLLLMLDYGIFYEFIPMDTFGTLNQKVIRLADVELNKNYAIVITTNSGLWRYLIGDTVRFTSLNPYRIRVTGRTKHHINVFGEELMVENTDQAIAKACQLTQTEVIDYTVAPIFMKDKEKGAHEWMIEFKKKPADVGLFQKVLDETLQTLNSDYEAKRYNNMTLNPLVINIARENLFYDWLKERDKLGGQHKIPRLSNQRDYLEQLKEMS, from the coding sequence ATGCCCTTATCAATAATCAACTCGTTTGCATCTTGGGTTCTTAAGCAAAGAATTCATCAAATAGAGCTCTTTCTAAAATACCCGAATGAAGTTCAGGAAGAATTGTTACACAACTTATTGACTGCTTCTGAAAACACGATTATAGGAAAACAATATGAATTTTCGTCCATAAACTCGTATCAGACTTTTGCTGAGCGGGTGCCTATTGCTACTTACGAGGAATTGCAACCTCTAATTGAACGAACGCGCCAGGGTGAACAGGGTGTTTTTTGGGAAACGCCAATCAAATGGTTTGCTAAGTCAAGCGGAACTACTAATGCCAAAAGTAAATTTATACCGGTCAGTAATGAAGCTCTCGAAGATTGTCATTATAAAGGAAGTAAGGATTTGCTTTGTCTGTACCTGAACAACAATGAAGATTCAGAATTGTTTTTGGGAAAAAGTCTTCGTCTGGGTGGAAGCTCTCAGATTTACGAGAACAACAATACTTTTTTTGGAGATCTTTCGGCCATTCTGATCGAAAACATGCCAATCTGGGCCGAATTTAGTAGTACTCCAAGCAACAAAACTTCTTTAATGACCGAATGGGAAGCTAAAATTGCAGCCATCATCAATGAAACCAAAAATGAAAATGTAACCAGCTTTGCCGGAGTTCCGTCGTGGATGTTGGTTCTGATGAATAAAGTTTTAGAAGATACAGGAAAAGGAAGTTTATTGGAGTTATGGCCCAACCTTGAAGTTTATTTTCACGGCGGTGTGAGCTTTTCTCCTTACAAAGAACAATACAAGAAAATCCTACCTAGCAAGGATTTCCAATATTACGAAATATACAATGCCTCAGAAGGCTTTTTTGCAATTCAGGATTTAAATAATTCGAGTGATTTATTATTGATGCTGGATTATGGAATTTTCTATGAATTTATCCCAATGGATACTTTTGGAACTCTAAACCAGAAAGTAATTCGTCTCGCTGACGTTGAATTAAATAAAAACTACGCTATTGTTATTACCACAAATTCAGGTCTATGGCGCTATTTGATTGGTGATACGGTTCGTTTTACTTCTTTAAACCCGTATAGAATCAGAGTTACCGGAAGAACCAAACATCACATCAATGTATTTGGTGAAGAATTAATGGTCGAAAATACCGATCAGGCCATTGCCAAAGCCTGTCAACTTACTCAAACAGAAGTAATCGATTATACGGTTGCCCCTATTTTCATGAAGGACAAAGAAAAAGGAGCACACGAATGGATGATCGAATTCAAGAAAAAACCGGCAGATGTAGGGCTTTTCCAAAAAGTACTGGATGAAACCTTACAGACTTTAAACTCTGATTACGAAGCCAAACGCTACAACAACATGACCTTAAATCCTTTGGTAATTAACATTGCCAGAGAAAATTTGTTTTACGACTGGCTAAAGGAAAGAGACAAATTGGGTGGTCAACATAAAATTCCGAGACTTTCGAATCAGAGAGATTATCTGGAACAGTTGAAGGAAATGTCGTGA
- a CDS encoding DUF2797 domain-containing protein, with protein MTYQGVLTKMQTEIGNPIQYYLVFDDSFLNMNQLLNKEIEVSFVGYQCLNCGKKKKIYRQGFCYECFYSSAAVGDWIMRPELSTAHLGIADRDLEYEQKVQLQPHIVYLAVASDIKVGVTRKTQVPTRWIDQGASQAIAIVEVPNRYLAGITEVALKSHYTDKTNWRKMLQNETQTFDLIKEKEKVESLIPEEAREYFYSQKNDLYELQYPVLNFPAKVTSLNLDKTPTFRGKLTGIKGQYLIFENGTVFNVRSSEGYVVTIAV; from the coding sequence ATGACATATCAAGGCGTACTTACAAAAATGCAAACAGAAATCGGAAACCCTATTCAATATTATTTGGTTTTTGATGATAGTTTTCTCAATATGAATCAATTATTGAATAAAGAAATTGAAGTCAGTTTTGTGGGATATCAATGTCTGAATTGTGGTAAAAAGAAAAAGATCTACAGACAGGGATTTTGTTATGAGTGTTTTTATTCAAGTGCGGCTGTTGGAGATTGGATTATGAGACCCGAATTGAGTACAGCACATTTAGGAATTGCAGATCGTGATTTGGAATACGAACAAAAAGTGCAATTGCAACCTCATATTGTGTACCTGGCGGTAGCGAGTGATATAAAGGTTGGGGTAACCCGTAAAACGCAAGTACCAACCCGTTGGATTGATCAGGGAGCGAGTCAGGCGATTGCAATTGTTGAGGTTCCGAATCGTTATTTGGCCGGAATTACCGAAGTTGCTTTAAAAAGCCATTATACAGACAAAACCAATTGGCGAAAAATGCTTCAGAACGAAACACAGACTTTTGACTTGATTAAAGAGAAAGAAAAAGTAGAAAGTTTAATTCCGGAAGAAGCGCGCGAGTATTTTTACAGTCAAAAAAATGATTTGTATGAATTACAATATCCGGTTTTAAATTTCCCTGCAAAAGTAACGAGTCTAAATTTAGATAAAACACCTACATTTCGAGGAAAACTAACCGGAATAAAAGGGCAGTATCTGATCTTTGAAAATGGTACTGTTTTTAATGTTCGAAGCTCAGAAGGCTATGTTGTAACCATTGCAGTTTAG
- a CDS encoding glycosyltransferase family 9 protein, which produces MSVLTAINVFRRRVMHSLTKNVGKSKRDLDIVLVDKTEIKRILICRPNARLGNLLLITPLVQEVSEMFPNCKIDLFVKGPLAPIIFKNYDTVHKTIHLPKKPFKSLLKYCKVWISIRRQPYDMAINVDQNSSSGRLAIIFSRAKYKFYGDLSDQQQHQHVKSDYEHIAKYPVYNFRNYLTKLGLAKSNSIILPLDLKLTQPELKKGKKTLKKIVDGSSKKTICLFTYATGTKCLSQDWWMDFYQTLKQQYADYTIIEILPIENVSQIGFEAPSFYSKDIRKIGAVIANAMVFIGADSGVMHLASSVQTPTVGLFSVSDLKKYEPYDNSSIGVDVTTCSLKDYFKILNGILNNGKLKAYSKAV; this is translated from the coding sequence ATGAGTGTTTTAACTGCCATAAATGTTTTCAGAAGGCGCGTAATGCACAGTCTGACTAAGAATGTTGGGAAATCAAAAAGAGACTTAGATATTGTTTTAGTAGATAAAACAGAAATAAAACGAATTTTGATTTGCAGACCCAATGCACGACTGGGAAATCTTTTATTGATTACGCCACTGGTTCAGGAAGTCTCAGAAATGTTTCCAAATTGTAAAATCGATTTATTTGTTAAAGGACCGCTGGCGCCAATTATTTTTAAAAACTACGATACGGTCCATAAAACAATTCATTTACCTAAAAAACCTTTTAAAAGTTTACTGAAGTACTGTAAAGTCTGGATTTCGATAAGAAGACAGCCCTACGATATGGCGATCAATGTAGATCAGAATTCTTCGTCGGGACGTTTGGCGATCATTTTTTCAAGAGCAAAATATAAATTCTACGGAGATTTAAGTGATCAGCAGCAACATCAGCATGTAAAAAGTGATTATGAACATATTGCGAAGTATCCCGTTTATAATTTCAGGAACTACTTAACAAAACTGGGATTAGCAAAAAGCAACAGCATAATTCTGCCTTTAGATCTGAAATTAACACAGCCTGAACTCAAAAAAGGCAAAAAGACGCTAAAGAAAATAGTAGACGGTAGTTCGAAAAAAACAATTTGTTTGTTTACCTATGCTACCGGGACAAAATGTCTGTCACAAGACTGGTGGATGGATTTTTACCAAACGCTTAAACAGCAATACGCAGACTATACCATAATCGAAATCTTGCCAATTGAAAATGTCTCACAGATTGGTTTTGAAGCGCCATCATTTTATAGTAAAGACATTAGAAAGATTGGAGCAGTAATAGCAAATGCAATGGTTTTTATAGGAGCCGATAGTGGTGTGATGCATTTAGCAAGCTCGGTTCAGACCCCGACAGTAGGTTTGTTTTCGGTCTCAGATCTTAAAAAATATGAGCCTTATGACAACAGTAGCATTGGAGTTGATGTTACTACTTGTTCCCTAAAGGATTATTTTAAAATATTGAATGGAATTTTAAATAACGGAAAGCTAAAAGCTTATTCAAAAGCCGTTTAA
- a CDS encoding AsmA family protein, with product MLKKILKISAIVLVVFIAALFAIPYFFKDQIKAKISEAINESVDAKVSFADADLSLFRNFPNATVGIDKLVIINKAPFEGDTLVSLGKLNLKMSIKELFKGKEEPLNIEGISSENGLINIIFNKDGVGNFDIALKNKEKTEKTEAGKPLALKIQNYKIENFTFRYIDQGSKIKMVIDSLNHEGTGDFTNSKLDLTTKSTAKVSLDMDKTNFMNKVSLTLDAVLGIDLEKSKYTFKENKALINQLPLEFDGFIQMVEAGQIYDLKFKTPTSSFTNFLGLIPSAYAAGLDGVKTTGDFTVTGFAKGELTETTVPKFNIAIASNNASFQYPNLPKSVQNIVIDTKIINETGILNDTYVNLDKLSFRIDQDVFSAKANIKNITVNPIVDAALKGTINLANLSKAYPIKLDKPLAGILKADVTTNFDMASVEKSQYQNIKNAGTMRLSGFKYTDENNKSMNISTALVEFNPSKINLKQFDATTGKSDISINGVLENFYGFMFKKQELRGNFNMSSNQLAVDDFMTSGEPATATTQAKPTEAMKIPAFLNCTLNAKATTVLYDNLKLKDVSGRLIVKDEKATLENFKTSIFGGTIGLNGAVSTKSKVPTFDMNLGFNQVDIAQTFTQLDMMKKIAPLAGIINGKLNSTIKLNGNLDAKELTPDLKSISGDLLGQLLSSTLNAKNSTVLNSLTSNIKFLDASKLNLNDLKMALTFENGKVNVKPFDIKYQDIKITVGGTHGFDQTMNYNLKLDVPAKYLGSEANALIAKMSPADAAKLDNIPVNAMITGNFSNPKVTTDMKSAVTSLTTQLVNQQKDKLTQKGTSALTDLINKNTKSKDTTKAAATEKEKKTQEVTKKAGDLLNGLFKKKN from the coding sequence TAGACGCCAAAGTGAGTTTTGCAGATGCTGATTTAAGTTTGTTCCGAAACTTTCCGAATGCCACTGTTGGAATTGATAAATTAGTTATCATCAACAAAGCCCCTTTTGAAGGAGACACTTTGGTATCATTAGGTAAATTAAATCTAAAGATGAGCATCAAAGAACTTTTCAAAGGAAAAGAGGAACCTTTAAACATCGAGGGAATTAGTTCTGAAAATGGTTTAATCAATATTATTTTTAACAAAGACGGAGTCGGGAACTTTGATATTGCTTTAAAAAACAAAGAAAAAACAGAAAAAACAGAAGCCGGAAAACCTCTTGCTTTAAAAATTCAAAACTACAAAATCGAGAATTTTACTTTTCGATACATTGATCAGGGTTCTAAGATTAAAATGGTAATTGACAGTTTAAATCACGAAGGAACTGGTGACTTCACCAACTCAAAACTGGATTTGACTACCAAATCTACTGCAAAAGTTTCTTTAGACATGGATAAAACCAATTTCATGAATAAAGTATCTCTGACTTTAGATGCTGTTCTTGGCATTGACTTAGAGAAAAGCAAATACACTTTTAAAGAAAACAAAGCTTTAATTAACCAATTGCCACTGGAATTTGACGGATTCATTCAAATGGTTGAAGCGGGTCAGATTTATGATTTAAAATTTAAAACACCTACTTCTTCCTTTACGAACTTCTTAGGTTTAATTCCTTCTGCTTATGCTGCTGGTTTAGACGGTGTAAAAACTACGGGAGACTTTACTGTCACTGGTTTTGCAAAAGGAGAATTAACCGAGACAACGGTACCAAAATTCAATATTGCAATTGCCTCAAACAATGCTTCTTTTCAATATCCGAACTTGCCAAAATCGGTTCAGAACATTGTAATTGACACCAAAATCATCAATGAAACAGGGATTTTAAATGACACTTATGTTAATTTAGACAAACTTTCTTTTAGAATTGACCAGGATGTTTTTAGCGCAAAAGCCAATATAAAAAACATAACAGTAAATCCGATTGTAGATGCGGCTCTAAAAGGAACGATTAACTTGGCTAACCTTTCAAAAGCCTATCCAATCAAATTAGACAAACCTTTGGCCGGTATTTTAAAAGCAGATGTAACTACCAATTTTGATATGGCTTCTGTAGAGAAAAGCCAGTATCAAAACATCAAAAATGCAGGAACAATGCGTTTATCCGGTTTTAAGTATACGGATGAAAACAACAAATCAATGAACATCAGTACGGCTTTGGTCGAATTTAATCCAAGTAAAATCAACCTTAAACAATTTGATGCTACTACAGGAAAAAGCGATATCAGCATCAACGGAGTTCTGGAAAACTTCTATGGTTTTATGTTCAAAAAACAAGAACTTAGAGGAAACTTCAACATGAGTTCTAACCAACTTGCTGTTGATGATTTCATGACTTCGGGCGAGCCGGCAACAGCCACGACGCAAGCAAAACCTACCGAAGCGATGAAGATTCCCGCGTTTTTAAATTGTACCCTAAACGCAAAAGCAACTACAGTTTTATACGATAATTTAAAACTAAAAGATGTTTCGGGAAGATTGATTGTTAAAGACGAAAAAGCAACTTTAGAAAACTTTAAAACGTCTATTTTCGGAGGAACAATTGGATTAAACGGAGCGGTTTCCACCAAATCCAAAGTACCTACTTTTGACATGAATTTAGGTTTTAATCAAGTAGATATTGCTCAGACTTTTACGCAATTGGACATGATGAAAAAAATTGCTCCTCTGGCAGGAATCATCAACGGAAAATTAAATTCTACGATTAAACTAAACGGAAATTTAGATGCCAAAGAATTAACTCCGGACTTAAAATCAATTTCGGGAGATTTACTGGGGCAGTTGCTTTCGAGTACACTAAATGCTAAAAATTCTACGGTATTAAATTCCTTAACTTCAAACATCAAATTCCTTGACGCAAGCAAATTGAATTTAAATGATTTGAAAATGGCTTTGACTTTTGAAAACGGAAAAGTAAATGTAAAACCATTTGACATTAAATACCAGGATATCAAAATCACAGTTGGAGGAACGCACGGTTTTGACCAAACTATGAATTACAATCTAAAATTAGATGTTCCGGCTAAATATTTAGGAAGTGAAGCAAACGCATTGATTGCTAAAATGTCTCCTGCAGATGCCGCAAAACTGGATAATATTCCTGTGAATGCCATGATTACCGGTAATTTCTCTAATCCGAAGGTAACAACCGATATGAAAAGCGCCGTTACCAGTTTGACAACTCAATTAGTGAATCAACAGAAAGACAAACTGACCCAAAAAGGTACATCAGCTCTTACGGATTTGATTAATAAAAACACAAAATCTAAAGATACAACGAAAGCTGCGGCAACTGAAAAAGAGAAAAAGACTCAGGAAGTTACCAAAAAAGCAGGCGACTTGTTGAACGGGTTGTTTAAGAAGAAAAACTAA